The following coding sequences are from one Deltaproteobacteria bacterium window:
- a CDS encoding DUF475 domain-containing protein produces MKYFRGSFLVTLLGLVGGAALGWEIHGTVAGTLGTTFIVAVLAVLEVSLSFDNAVVNATVLREMDPVWRRRFITWGIAIAVFGMRIVFPLAIVAIVARIDPWEALVLSATRPDEYSHIIESAHVSVAAFGGAFLLMVGFKHFLDEEKDVHWIPVVERPLVYVGRVEAFGLGVVLFALWAIAAWLPEHERYGFLVAGIFGLLTFIGVDGIAAILDPADVVAGAATRSGAAAFLYLEVLDASFSFDGVIGAFALSNNLFVIAIGLGIGAMFVRSLTIMLVDRETLTEYRYLEHGAFYAIIALGVIMFVEAVTPIPEVVTGLVGAAFIGLSFWHSLRDNRREGHA; encoded by the coding sequence ATGAAATACTTTCGCGGCTCGTTCCTGGTCACGCTGCTCGGTCTCGTCGGGGGCGCGGCGCTCGGCTGGGAGATCCACGGGACGGTGGCGGGAACGCTCGGCACCACCTTCATCGTGGCCGTGCTCGCCGTTCTCGAGGTGTCGTTGTCGTTCGACAACGCCGTCGTGAACGCGACGGTGCTTCGCGAGATGGATCCGGTCTGGCGGCGACGCTTCATCACCTGGGGCATCGCGATCGCCGTCTTCGGCATGCGGATCGTCTTTCCGCTCGCGATCGTGGCGATCGTCGCCCGCATCGATCCGTGGGAAGCCCTGGTGCTCTCGGCGACCCGTCCCGACGAGTACTCGCACATCATCGAAAGCGCCCACGTTTCGGTGGCGGCCTTCGGCGGCGCCTTTCTGCTCATGGTGGGGTTCAAGCACTTCCTCGACGAGGAGAAGGACGTGCACTGGATCCCGGTGGTCGAGCGGCCGCTCGTCTACGTCGGGCGGGTCGAGGCGTTCGGCCTCGGGGTCGTGCTCTTCGCGCTCTGGGCGATCGCGGCGTGGCTCCCGGAGCACGAGCGCTATGGCTTCCTCGTTGCGGGAATCTTCGGCCTCCTCACCTTCATCGGGGTCGATGGCATCGCGGCGATCCTCGATCCGGCGGATGTGGTGGCGGGCGCCGCGACCCGCTCGGGCGCGGCGGCCTTCCTCTATCTCGAGGTGCTGGACGCGAGCTTCAGCTTCGACGGCGTGATCGGCGCCTTCGCGCTCTCGAACAACCTCTTCGTGATCGCGATTGGCCTGGGCATCGGGGCCATGTTCGTGCGAAGCTTGACCATCATGCTGGTCGACCGCGAGACGCTCACCGAGTATCGCTACCTGGAGCACGGAGCGTTCTACGCGATCATCGCCCTCGGCGTGATCATGTTCGTCGAGGCGGTGACACCGATCCCGGAGGTGGTGACCGGGCTCGTCGGGGCGGCCTTCATCGGCCTCTCGTTCTGGCACTCGCTGCGCGACAACCGACGCGAGGGCCACGCGTGA
- a CDS encoding TonB-dependent receptor produces MLRRILLAVLLVPSVASAPALSVFADTDGDLVAETPEPSDGDPRPGSTPAAGNSERRWQLPETVVQADRPITAASSLIVRSRDFSLRPIRRPADILEVTPGLVVVQHAGGGKANQYYLRGFDADHGTDVALSFDGVPINNPSHAHGQGYADANFVIPEVVERIEVDKGPYFLEHGDFATAGAVDLVTKRVAAENTASFSAGRFDLFRGVIVGGREFGAFHTLFAVEGAGQNGPFDNPEHYNRYKLFSRAGWADGSWQADLTFTSYRGTWNASGQIPLRAVRAGELDRFGSIDPTEGGTSQRHQLYGRTTWRPDEGEEASLLAYGVYYDLDLFSNFTFFARDPVNGDQIEQKDKRFFGGGEARYVRHVAFGGTDTAFTGAVGVRGDHIGEQLNYTVERDFLTRQTDHNVGQVDSFAYVGADTTWTPWLRTIVGLRFDDLHFDVDNNLNSTSAPDLTGQGVENDAIFSPKASIVLSPLPDLDVFINYGEGFHSNDARGVVRDENPVDPSAKARGGELGVRTRLFDRLDLAAAFWMLDLDSEIVFVGDEGTTEPSGATRRIGGELEVRYRILDWLFFDVDYTQTVA; encoded by the coding sequence ATGTTGCGCCGCATCTTGTTGGCGGTGCTGCTCGTGCCGAGTGTGGCGAGCGCACCGGCCTTGTCCGTGTTCGCCGATACGGATGGCGATCTCGTTGCCGAAACGCCCGAGCCTTCCGACGGAGATCCTCGACCCGGATCGACGCCGGCGGCCGGCAACTCGGAGCGTCGGTGGCAGCTCCCCGAGACCGTGGTTCAGGCCGATCGCCCCATCACCGCCGCGTCGTCGCTGATCGTGCGCAGCCGCGACTTCTCCCTCCGGCCGATCCGCCGGCCGGCGGACATCCTCGAGGTGACGCCGGGCCTCGTGGTCGTGCAGCACGCCGGCGGCGGCAAGGCGAACCAGTACTATCTCCGCGGCTTCGACGCCGATCACGGCACGGACGTCGCGCTCTCGTTCGACGGCGTGCCGATCAACAACCCGAGCCACGCGCACGGGCAGGGCTATGCGGATGCGAACTTCGTCATCCCCGAGGTGGTCGAGCGCATCGAGGTCGACAAGGGGCCCTACTTCCTGGAGCACGGCGACTTCGCGACCGCGGGCGCCGTCGATCTCGTCACGAAGCGGGTGGCGGCGGAGAACACCGCGAGCTTCAGCGCCGGGCGCTTCGACCTCTTCCGCGGCGTGATCGTGGGCGGGCGCGAGTTCGGAGCCTTCCACACGCTCTTCGCGGTGGAGGGGGCCGGACAGAACGGTCCCTTCGACAATCCGGAGCACTACAACCGCTACAAGCTCTTCTCGCGCGCGGGATGGGCCGATGGCTCGTGGCAGGCGGATCTCACCTTCACGAGCTACCGCGGTACGTGGAACGCTTCCGGTCAGATTCCCCTCCGCGCCGTCCGCGCGGGAGAGCTCGATCGCTTCGGCTCGATCGACCCGACCGAAGGCGGCACGTCGCAGCGGCACCAGCTGTACGGGCGGACGACGTGGCGTCCCGACGAGGGCGAGGAAGCGAGCCTCCTCGCGTACGGCGTCTACTACGACCTCGACCTCTTCTCGAACTTCACCTTCTTCGCGCGCGACCCGGTGAACGGCGACCAGATCGAGCAGAAGGACAAGCGCTTCTTCGGCGGCGGCGAGGCGCGCTACGTCCGTCACGTCGCGTTCGGGGGCACGGACACGGCTTTCACCGGGGCCGTCGGGGTCCGCGGCGACCACATCGGCGAGCAGCTGAACTACACGGTCGAGCGCGACTTCCTGACCCGCCAGACCGACCACAACGTCGGGCAGGTGGACTCCTTCGCCTACGTGGGCGCCGACACCACGTGGACGCCGTGGCTGCGGACGATCGTCGGCCTCCGCTTCGACGACCTCCACTTCGACGTCGACAACAACCTGAACTCGACGAGCGCCCCCGACCTGACCGGGCAGGGGGTGGAGAACGACGCGATCTTCAGCCCGAAGGCGAGCATCGTCCTTTCGCCGCTTCCCGACCTCGACGTCTTCATCAACTACGGGGAGGGCTTCCACTCGAACGACGCGCGTGGCGTCGTGCGCGACGAGAATCCCGTCGACCCGAGCGCCAAGGCTCGGGGCGGCGAGCTCGGCGTCCGCACCCGGCTGTTCGACCGCCTCGATCTCGCGGCCGCGTTCTGGATGCTCGATCTCGACAGCGAGATCGTCTTCGTCGGCGACGAGGGCACGACCGAGCCGAGCGGCGCCACGCGCCGGATCGGCGGCGAGCTCGAGGTGCGGTACCGGATCCTCGACTGGCTCTTCTTCGACGTCGACTACACGCAGACGGTCGCGA